AGACGATCACGTCCTCGATGCGCTTGGCGATGTCCGTCTCGATTTCGGCGGGGCTGCCGCCGGGGTACACCGTCACCACGGTGATGTAGGGGATGTCCACCTTGGGCATGAACTCGAGCTGGATGGTCCGGTACGCGTTGAAGCCCAGGATGGAAAGGCCGATGAGCAGCGCCGACATGGCCACGGGCCGGCGGGTGGAGGCGTTCGAGAGAAACATTATTTTGCCCCGTCCTGGACGCTGACCGGGGTGCCGTCCTCGACCAGGGTCTGCCCCATGGTGATGACCGGCGCGCCCTCGGCGATGCCGCCGGACACAATCTCGGACCATCCCCCGTTTTCAAGGCCCGTGGCCGCCTCCACCCCCCTCGCCATGCCGTTCTCGACAGTGTACACCACGCTTTTTCCGCCCCGTGTGACCACGGCCCGCGAGGGGACGGCGACGCCGGTCCGGCTTTCAAGTATCACGGCCATTTCTGCGATGGCCCCGGTGGCCACGCCCTCCGGCGGGCCGGGAAGGGCGCAGCGCACCTCGAAGGAGCGCAGTTTCGGGCTGATGGCGGGGCTCTTGTAGGTGACGGGCAGCTCGCCCGCGTCCACGCCGTAGACCCGGATGCGGGTCCTCGTCACGCCCTCAGTGACCCGGCCAAAATGCTCGGCCGGGAGGAAGGCGGTGACCTCAAGCTCAGAGGGGTCCTCGATGCGCAGCACGGGATGCCCCGCGCTGGCCATCTCTCCCACCTCCACCAGTTTCATGGTCACCACCCCGCTGATGGGCGCGACCGTGGCCGCGTCGTCCAGGTTCTTCTGGGCAATCTCGACGGCGATGGCCGCCTGCTGCTCCTGTTCCCGGCCAAGCTGGACCAGGGTCTGGGCGAGGCTGAGCATCGCCTTGGTCTGCTTGTAGCGGGACTGCTGGAGTTCAAGCGTGTCCACGGGCACCACGTTGTCCTCGTAAAGCAGCTCATAGCGGCGCAGGTCCACCTCGGCCTTGTGAAAGTCCGCCTGCACCTGCTCCAGACGCGCCTCCTTCTCCCGGCGCCCGTTCACGGCCACGGCCAGGTCCTGCCTGCGCACGTCCAGCGCGTTGCGCAGGTTGATCGAGTCCACCTCGAACAGCAGGGTCTCGCCCGCCTTCACAGAGTCGCCCTCGTTCACATGGAGCGCCTGGAGGGGCCCCCCAATCACCGGCGAAACCATGGCGAAGTTTTTGGCGCGGACATTGCCCTGCACCGCCGCCAAGTCCTCGAAGTCCTTCACGGCGGCGGGGGTCAGGCTCACGGGGACAGAGCGCTTTTCAGGCGCGCTCCCGGCCCCGCCTTCCATGTCGGCGCCCCCCCCGCGCTGCCAGTAGTAATAGCCGCCCGCCGCAATGAGCGCGGCGGTGGCGGCAAACTTCACAAAAGCGAGAAGAGCCTTTTTCATGCCAATCCTTTTTCATGGCCGGCCGGAGAGGCCCCGGCGTTGTTGTAGTCCTTGATTCCCGCCAGAATGATTCTGCTCACGTGTTCCCGGGCGGCGTCGAGAAACGCCGTGTCGTAGTTTTTTTTGCCGAGAAATATCAGAATGGCGGTGCGGGCAAGCACATAGAAGGCAATCTGGCCGGACAGGGAAAAGGCCATCAACTGCGCCTCAAGGGCCGTCATGCCCGGGCATATCCTGCTGATGGCCCGCTCCAATGCGCGGTGTTCCGGCGCGAAAACCTGGTCCACTATCCGCTGCAGCGACGGGGACGGCTCCAGAAGGGAGCGCATCAGCAGTTTTCCGTGCCATTCCGGGTCGTCGTTGGAAAAAAACGTGGTGAACCGGTCCGCGATGATGTCGCCCACTATGCGCATCATCTCCTCCACGGACTCGGACGCCTCGATCTGGGCCGCATAGTCGGCCAAGGTCCGGGTCACGTTGCTCGTGATGACATGCCGCAGCACCTCCGTGTAGAGGTTCTCCTTCGAGCCAAAATGGTAGTTCACCGCCGCGATGTTCGCGTTGGCCTTTTCGGCGATGGCCCGGACGCTGGTCCCCTCCATGCCATGCTGGGCAAAAAGTTCACCGGCGGCGTCAACCAGAACACGTTTGGTGCCACTCAATATTTTTTGCATGACTGAACCCCCTGTTAGGGCTTGTTATGTCGGGAGTATACATCAAATGTTTGTTTAAGTCAAGCGTTTGAATCAGGGGCGCCGATAGGGCCGGTCAAGATGATTAATCGCTTAGACGCGCCGCCCCATCCGGTCCAGGACCATAAGTGCGGCGCAGGACGCAAGCAGGGTCAGCCCCGCCGCGCCATAGGCGGCCCCATACCCCCACCGGGCGATGAGGGGCTGGCTGAACAGGGGGGAGACAAACTGGCCCAGAAAGAGGCTGGAGGACAGGATGCCCATAAGCCTGCCGCGCAGGCGCGGAGGGGACAGTTCGGCAAGGCGGAAGGTGTTTGCGGGCATGAGCCAGCCCATGCCTGAGCCGAAAACGGCCATGGAGACGAGAACGGAGGGAATGCCGGCGGCCCACCACAGCCCGGCCATGCCCAGCCCCATCATGCCCGAGGCGAAGGCGAGACGTCGCGCATGGCTCATGCCTTTGCCAAATCGCCCGAACTGGGAGGAGGACACACCCGCCGCAAGGGTGGACGCGGCGATGCAAATCCCCGTCATGGCGGGCGAGGCGCCGGCGAGCTCCTTCAAAAAGAAGGGCATCTGGGTGGGGATCAGGTAAAAGACGCCCATCGTGTAGGCGGCAAAGGCAAACACCCGGACCACTTTCCATAGCGGCATGGGCGTGGTGTCCGCGTGGTCCGGACCGCCCCCCGCAATTCCACGGGTTTCGGCGAGATGCCGCCACGCCAGGGGAATCAGGGGCAGGGCAAGCAGATAGATGGCAAAATTGGCCCGCCAGGACCACTGCGCGAGCAGCCCCCCACCCACAAGAAAACACACGCCGCCGAGGGACATGGTGGCGCCCTGGAACCCCATGAAACGCTGGCGCTCCGCGCCGGTGAAATAATCCGCCACCAGGGTGTTCGCACTGGTGATGACCCCCGCCACGGCCACACCCAGCAGGGCGCGCCCCGCCAGCAGCAGGGAAAAATCACCCAAATACATCCCCGAGGTGCCCGCAAGAACGAACAGGCAAAGCCCCCCCAGCAGCAGGGGCTTCCGGCCCCACCGGTCCGCCACAATGCCGGCGACGGGCGCGCAAAAAAGGATGAAGAGCGCGGGCAGCGTAAGGAGCAGGCGGGTCAGCAACTGGTTGCCGGGAAACGCCGCCTCAATGGACGGCAGCGCCGTGGAGATGGCCGCGCCCGACATGATCGTCAGGCTGGCCGCGCCCAGCAGCACCACCTTGGTCATGGTGGTGGCGGCGGGGAGTGCGCTGGCGGACTGGGAATCGCTCACATTAATCCTCTTTTAATAATCGTTCCGGTCTGTCCGGAGGCGGAATCATACCAAATCCGGGGCATGCCATTGGAAAGACTCCCGGTCCGTCTGTTAAAATGCGCGCTCTGCGGAGAGGTGGCCGAGTGGTTGAAGGCGGCGGCCTCGAAAGCCGTTGTACGGGTAACCGTACCCAGGGTTCGAATCCCTGCCTCTCCGCCATTTCTTTTTCATTCCTCCAGACACCCGCCCTTGTGGAAATCTGGATTTTTCGTGAGGTCCTGCTGGCCGTGCCCAAACACCTTGGAACACACGCCTCACAAATTCCTGAACACAGAACCGGGTCCCATCTGTCGCG
This Candidatus Hydrogenedentota bacterium DNA region includes the following protein-coding sequences:
- a CDS encoding efflux RND transporter periplasmic adaptor subunit; protein product: MKKALLAFVKFAATAALIAAGGYYYWQRGGGADMEGGAGSAPEKRSVPVSLTPAAVKDFEDLAAVQGNVRAKNFAMVSPVIGGPLQALHVNEGDSVKAGETLLFEVDSINLRNALDVRRQDLAVAVNGRREKEARLEQVQADFHKAEVDLRRYELLYEDNVVPVDTLELQQSRYKQTKAMLSLAQTLVQLGREQEQQAAIAVEIAQKNLDDAATVAPISGVVTMKLVEVGEMASAGHPVLRIEDPSELEVTAFLPAEHFGRVTEGVTRTRIRVYGVDAGELPVTYKSPAISPKLRSFEVRCALPGPPEGVATGAIAEMAVILESRTGVAVPSRAVVTRGGKSVVYTVENGMARGVEAATGLENGGWSEIVSGGIAEGAPVITMGQTLVEDGTPVSVQDGAK
- a CDS encoding CerR family C-terminal domain-containing protein, coding for MQKILSGTKRVLVDAAGELFAQHGMEGTSVRAIAEKANANIAAVNYHFGSKENLYTEVLRHVITSNVTRTLADYAAQIEASESVEEMMRIVGDIIADRFTTFFSNDDPEWHGKLLMRSLLEPSPSLQRIVDQVFAPEHRALERAISRICPGMTALEAQLMAFSLSGQIAFYVLARTAILIFLGKKNYDTAFLDAAREHVSRIILAGIKDYNNAGASPAGHEKGLA
- a CDS encoding MFS transporter, whose amino-acid sequence is MSDSQSASALPAATTMTKVVLLGAASLTIMSGAAISTALPSIEAAFPGNQLLTRLLLTLPALFILFCAPVAGIVADRWGRKPLLLGGLCLFVLAGTSGMYLGDFSLLLAGRALLGVAVAGVITSANTLVADYFTGAERQRFMGFQGATMSLGGVCFLVGGGLLAQWSWRANFAIYLLALPLIPLAWRHLAETRGIAGGGPDHADTTPMPLWKVVRVFAFAAYTMGVFYLIPTQMPFFLKELAGASPAMTGICIAASTLAAGVSSSQFGRFGKGMSHARRLAFASGMMGLGMAGLWWAAGIPSVLVSMAVFGSGMGWLMPANTFRLAELSPPRLRGRLMGILSSSLFLGQFVSPLFSQPLIARWGYGAAYGAAGLTLLASCAALMVLDRMGRRV